aaGAACGAACTGAATCCATTGCTTTAGTGGCTTTAAAACGCTGCCCTGTTAAAACACGCTCCTGCTTTAAAAACCAGAGGCTAGCTGCTTTCGGCGACGCCGCGCCGACTCCCAACGAACGTCGCTTTGTCGTTACAGTGCTTAAGTTACCGATACCGAGAAAGTTCTGATCaatacacatgaaaaaaaaaaagtgttgccaGTTGTGTCAATAATCCCAGGGgtggaataataataaaaaaataattaaaaaaaggacaaagaaaaaaccTCACGAACACACATGAACTCGTTTGTTGGGGCGGAGGACGGACGCTTGTGATCGGTCTGGGTTTTCACACTAAGGTGCAGATTGTTAATGATGGGGAGGGGAGTAGAAGGGGCTTATGGGAAAAATGTTTGGGACTttcagggggtggggggttggggtgggggagggaagcaaaaccagaaaaaagaaaaaaaaagctaaacaaAGTCCAGCCCATGGAGCCAGGCCACCggagaaaaggaaaatgaacacaaaaaaacgggagaaaaaaacaacaaaataacactaaatggaaaaaaaaccaacaacagaaGCGTTAAGAGACGGAGGACAGGCTTCAGTGGGTCGCGTCTCCTAGTCTTCTCCAGAGGGCGCCTCCTCTTCTGagccgtcctcctcttcctcgtcctcctcctcctcgttcccTCCTGCGGCTTCCTTCGTCGTCTTGGGGGCGGGGGAGCTTTCTTTCTTCtcggcctcctcttcctcctcctccaggggaCTCTCCgggtcctcctcttcctcctctttgggTGAACTCTTCTCCATCGCCTTGGTGCTGGGACGCCCTTTGCCCTTTCCTTTCATTGGGCTGGGGGTCACTGGGGTGAAGAAGGAAACCAATCAGTGCAGAAAAGACTAAATAAGTCAAATAAATACCAAGTCTAACGTTCACAAACGTAAGGTTTCTCTGCAGGCGGCAGCCCGGATGgccttgacctctgacctgtggcCTTTAGTCGAGGTTTGGggcttttcttctccttcttgtcTGGCCGCCCCCGTCGGATCACCTTCTTGCCCTTCTTCTTGGAGCGGCCGTAGTCGCTGTCATCGTCGTCCTCCACCATGAAGTCTTCGTCGCTGCCGGACTCGtcggctgcacacacacagaggacgaGGCGTTTGAGGACCCCCCCTCAGCACTCTGACGCGTTAAACTAGTCCCGCTAACATAATGTGTACGTACGGTCCAGGTAGGGCTCCTCCTGGTCTTCGTGCTCCTCGTCCTCGCTGCCCCCATCCCCCAGCAGGATCTCCCTCTGTTTGGACACGGCCTTGGAGGCCGCCTGGCGCACCGTACGCTTCCGACTCATTTCCCGGTCGTCGTCGCTGTCGTCTAGgcgacgaacacacacacacaggtacaaaaATGTTAACACACTCCAACAAGACTCAACCCCCCCGGTTCATCTACACCCTTCTTTGCTCTACCTGCAGCCCGTTTTCTCTTGGGTCCCCTCTTGCTGGGCTTCTCCACCTTGGCTTTCTTTGccttcttccctctcttctcctcGTAGTCGCTccctccatcttcatcctcctcctctccgaagTCGTTGCCTTCTTCATCGCTGCCAAAGTCGTCTGCGGCAGGAGGGATACGGAGTCAAgtcaggggggtggggggggttcgaCGCGTGAAGCGACTGAGGACAGAAGGTCTTACCTGCTGAATCATTTTTGGATTTGGAGAGCTTGTCATCGGACTCCTCGctggaaagaggaaaaggatgAAGTTGAGCACCAACCAGAGTTCTGCCTTCCTTCTATTTACTCAATGTGAGGTTAGAATGAGGCAGAGGAACCAAAAATTCCAAAGAGACACAATCGAGGAGCGTACGGTGAACTTTCTAAGCCAACAACCAGCGCCAGACGACCGACACGCTCAGCAGAACAAAGCTACTTAAAAACAACTCGACGGTTTTCCTCGGAGCTCAATGATGCGGCGCCAATTCCCACTCCGCTCGTGACAGACGACGTCTATTAACTTACAAACATCCTGTTCCCGTTGGCAGCAAAGCGCCGGATTGGTAATTAATATGTTGAAGTGAAATGgacgttaaaaaaaacccaacaacctgcaaacacacacagaccgcAGGAAGCCGTCGAACCTGTCAGTCGAAACGCAGGGCTCACCTGTCATCCTGCGAGTTCTTTGAGCGCTTGTGCTTCGGCTCGCGGGGAGCCGGGCGCACCTTCTTGGGCTTGGTGCCGCCGTACTCCTCATCTGCAGGGAGAGGAGAACGTCAGCGTCTGATCGGAGGACGCGATCTCATTGGCTCGCTGATAAATGAGGACGGAGGAGAGCGAGAACCGGCGCGTCGGCTACGCTTTCAAGGTTGGAACTCGTGTTGCATCTGCTTTAATTTAGTTACACAATCCTGGATTGCGTCACCGAAGGAAGGTCTCGCCGCAAGACGCTGACGGACGCTGAAGGCCATCTGTGCAGggttgagtaaaaaaaaaacaccatacACCAACgtttggaaaatattttgagCAATACCAAACCGCTGaagtcacaattttttttagcacCGTTCTTTTACAGAAAACGTCAGAAATTCTCGGTAATCTCTTGTTAAAAATTCCACGATATACcgacaaatcattttattatttaccacctttatatctatattaccttttcccaaccgcttatagactgtttaaaacactttagtgtTTCACAgaagtctcagaacgcagcgcacttctggatgctctCAGCCAATAGCacgtgcgtacggtatcatgtgactacctactaaaaatctgcgatgtagtgacgCGGTGCATCCTGAAGCACGAATAATCGAGGGATTTCTGTATTCCTGTTTATAACGTTTTGTTTTATCCACGATTAATATGTCACATCTCTTTCCAAAATATTCCAGGACTCCTGGAACCGGGTCCTGGTGGACTGAGGTCCTGCTTGGATTCATCGAATGACGCCCGAGCTtcagcttcctcacagatggcaaaatgttttcttctcgGATTTCCTGGTACTTGATGGAAAATGTTCCGCGTGCCAGAGGAAGCACCCCCAGAGCATCATGGGCCGCCGCCCCGATTCCCCCGGTAAGTAGGGAgttctttttcctcctcatccGGAGATACTCCTGATCAATGAGCCGCAAACGTTAGGAGTTGTGTTTCACGGCTCCACAGGACAGGAACCCAAACGCCTGTCTTATCTACAAGGTCCaaactctttttatttttggagcTTTTTTGGATCAGCAGCTGGGGAACGGATCAGGAAACATTTAGACCTGACCCGTCTGACCCGAAGTGAGTCCACGGAGGTTTAACTACATCTTTAACTTTCCAAATGCGGAAGAAGAGCTTAAAATCCGTTGTGTGGTTTTTGAAACGGTTCTGAAACACGGATTTTATTTGATCACATGCACTGAAACACATCTGAAGGTCTCACCTGCATCATCAGACTCATTGAATTGTGAGTAGTTCACCACCTTCCGGTTCCTGTGG
This sequence is a window from Antennarius striatus isolate MH-2024 chromosome 5, ASM4005453v1, whole genome shotgun sequence. Protein-coding genes within it:
- the nucks1a gene encoding nuclear ubiquitous casein and cyclin-dependent kinase substrate 1a codes for the protein MSRPVRNRKVVNYSQFNESDDADEEYGGTKPKKVRPAPREPKHKRSKNSQDDSEESDDKLSKSKNDSADDFGSDEEGNDFGEEEDEDGGSDYEEKRGKKAKKAKVEKPSKRGPKRKRAADDSDDDREMSRKRTVRQAASKAVSKQREILLGDGGSEDEEHEDQEEPYLDPDESGSDEDFMVEDDDDSDYGRSKKKGKKVIRRGRPDKKEKKSPKPRLKATVTPSPMKGKGKGRPSTKAMEKSSPKEEEEEDPESPLEEEEEEAEKKESSPAPKTTKEAAGGNEEEEDEEEEDGSEEEAPSGED